From the genome of Candidatus Goldiibacteriota bacterium HGW-Goldbacteria-1, one region includes:
- the smc gene encoding chromosome segregation protein SMC, with translation MKLKELEIFGFKSFADRTYIRFDEGITVVVGPNGSGKSNIFDSIRWVLGSQSAKSLRGSKMEDVIFIGSDDRKTLGMAEVSLTFLNNDRSLNIDYEEVKVTRRLYRSGESEYFINDNPVRLKDILELFMDTGVGIDSYSIISQGEVDRIINAKPVERREIFEEAAGITKYIKKRDEALRKLEATEQNMLRINDILVEVKRQTASLERQAKKAEKYKEIKEEWSSIAVRLLTKELKDRTLKNRELESENGEVERRIEEENTKLSTHEMKFEEMKLLSIEREREINEKKEKWLIRQQEIKRLEDNLKFLSQRHVELSQRIEELRAQNVENVGKIEGIKVEINDKTRVLSEITDKINFRQEALNVLTAEYDGLVLSFEEARRLKERNAQLVQQKTLELNTMVNKIVEAESSLRNIDETIKRHEDEKKALEDRARAVNAELSRLSENRGFKEGEIKKIKDREEVLIKEKILKSESLDIVDNILKELNLGISRMESRHSFLRQLHERMEGFGETVRKVLTEYKDTLSEDKKEDIVDVVANLIAVEKPYEAAVEKTLTGILQTVLVRNESVITDVFNKYRESKGEISLVNGGGLKVDTAAVLERFKGLVRHQDVLAYLPDVITVEPKNEAVKLLFSNIYTVESIEKADEVFAAFPVPEEYFLLTLNGELISNFSVYKRGESTAETGGGFLSREREINEINNEILMAREKYASVDEERQIQAAKLADIQAEIEDLSSTYHNRYVEVVKDDERIRQKEEDKEIVAVSLTKVDEQKVLSETEKKLLLDSTSAIKSAKETVESGITSLRQAVDNSISDIAAKEEELNASKHNLEEKRMEIMKIKNDFEVEQNSKEMLSGRLEEIQKYYENTAHEIEEMNAKAQKAESDRTESELKIEADKKALGSDESEYTERKVSYDRYRGEMSGLESYIKEMGKDRDSLRQRQYDLKIKMNEISLNLGNLQNKLAEEFKVQPDEQTIMAVEIPDEEHEAIKLRVEELKDKMDKMGVINLVAIEEYNELTSRQQFLQVQYDDLASGRENLKKVIKKTNDESKQLFTKAFSEVRVKFAEVFTRMMNGGEADLVLVDQENILESGVDIIAKPPGKKSQNITLLSGGEKAITAVSLLFALFLTRTSPFCIMDEVDAALDDMNIARFTNLIRSFSDITQFLIISHNKITMEIARTIYGVSMESAGVSKIISVKLEGKEGGIDAKAGAELREKEKGKVRTRAKYRKERMQGFIDVEKLDSETLTERAEENETQPEEISGQETAKEDEVISEQEVIDEQVINEEEVIIEDQEEIKEQPEQVETSVQDEHSEKPENSGETEDNK, from the coding sequence GTGAAACTAAAAGAGCTTGAAATATTCGGTTTTAAATCATTCGCTGACCGCACCTATATCAGGTTTGACGAAGGAATAACAGTTGTAGTGGGGCCCAACGGTTCCGGTAAATCTAACATATTCGATTCCATAAGATGGGTGCTTGGGTCGCAGAGCGCTAAGAGCCTGCGCGGCAGTAAGATGGAAGATGTTATATTCATTGGTTCTGATGACAGAAAAACCCTTGGAATGGCGGAAGTTTCGCTTACATTTTTAAATAATGACCGGTCTTTAAATATAGATTATGAAGAGGTAAAAGTCACTCGCAGGCTGTACCGTTCGGGGGAAAGCGAATACTTCATTAATGACAACCCCGTAAGGTTAAAGGACATCCTTGAACTTTTCATGGATACAGGCGTGGGTATTGATTCATATTCCATTATAAGCCAGGGAGAAGTGGACAGGATTATAAATGCAAAACCTGTTGAAAGAAGGGAAATTTTTGAAGAGGCCGCGGGTATTACAAAATATATTAAAAAAAGGGATGAGGCCTTAAGAAAACTTGAAGCCACAGAGCAGAACATGCTCCGCATAAATGACATTCTTGTAGAGGTAAAAAGGCAGACGGCTTCCCTTGAACGGCAGGCTAAAAAAGCGGAGAAATACAAAGAAATAAAAGAAGAGTGGAGTTCCATAGCGGTAAGGCTTCTTACCAAAGAATTAAAAGACAGGACTTTGAAAAACAGGGAACTTGAAAGTGAAAACGGGGAAGTTGAAAGGCGCATAGAAGAAGAAAACACAAAACTTTCCACGCATGAAATGAAATTTGAAGAGATGAAGCTTCTCTCAATAGAGAGAGAGCGGGAAATAAACGAAAAAAAAGAAAAGTGGCTTATAAGGCAGCAGGAAATAAAAAGGCTGGAAGATAATTTAAAATTTCTTTCCCAGCGCCACGTGGAACTTTCACAGAGGATAGAAGAGTTAAGGGCCCAGAATGTGGAAAATGTGGGCAAAATAGAAGGTATTAAAGTTGAAATTAATGATAAAACACGCGTACTGTCTGAAATTACGGATAAAATAAATTTCAGGCAGGAAGCGTTAAATGTGCTGACTGCGGAATATGACGGGCTTGTATTGTCCTTTGAAGAAGCCCGCAGGTTAAAGGAACGCAACGCGCAGCTTGTACAGCAGAAGACTTTAGAATTAAACACAATGGTAAATAAAATTGTTGAAGCGGAATCTTCCCTTAGAAATATTGACGAGACCATAAAACGCCACGAAGATGAGAAAAAAGCTCTTGAAGACAGGGCGCGCGCCGTGAATGCCGAATTGTCAAGGCTGTCAGAGAACAGGGGTTTTAAAGAAGGGGAAATTAAGAAGATTAAAGACAGGGAAGAAGTTCTGATAAAAGAAAAAATATTAAAATCGGAATCGCTTGATATCGTTGATAACATTCTGAAAGAATTAAACCTGGGCATAAGCAGAATGGAATCAAGGCACAGTTTCTTAAGGCAGCTGCATGAAAGAATGGAAGGTTTTGGAGAAACGGTAAGAAAGGTTCTGACTGAATATAAGGATACCTTATCTGAAGATAAAAAAGAAGATATTGTTGATGTTGTTGCCAACCTGATAGCGGTTGAAAAACCTTATGAAGCGGCGGTTGAAAAAACACTGACAGGAATTCTTCAGACCGTGCTTGTAAGAAATGAAAGTGTAATTACGGATGTATTTAACAAATACAGGGAATCCAAGGGCGAAATAAGCCTTGTTAACGGCGGCGGCCTTAAGGTGGATACAGCCGCGGTTCTGGAGCGGTTTAAGGGGCTGGTAAGGCATCAGGATGTCCTGGCATATCTGCCGGATGTCATCACGGTTGAACCTAAAAATGAAGCTGTAAAACTGCTGTTCAGCAATATTTATACTGTTGAGAGCATTGAAAAGGCCGATGAAGTATTTGCGGCTTTTCCGGTTCCTGAAGAGTATTTTCTGCTGACCTTAAACGGAGAACTTATATCCAATTTCAGTGTTTATAAAAGGGGAGAATCAACCGCGGAGACAGGCGGAGGGTTCTTAAGCCGCGAAAGGGAAATAAATGAAATAAACAACGAAATTCTTATGGCAAGGGAAAAATACGCGTCCGTGGATGAAGAAAGGCAGATACAGGCAGCCAAACTTGCGGACATACAGGCGGAAATTGAAGACTTATCATCCACATATCATAACAGATACGTGGAAGTGGTAAAGGATGATGAAAGAATAAGGCAGAAGGAAGAGGATAAGGAAATTGTAGCGGTATCGCTGACTAAAGTGGACGAACAGAAAGTATTAAGCGAAACTGAAAAGAAACTGCTGCTTGATTCCACGTCTGCCATTAAGTCGGCAAAAGAGACAGTGGAATCGGGAATAACGTCGTTAAGGCAGGCCGTGGATAATTCCATTTCGGATATCGCGGCAAAAGAAGAAGAACTTAATGCCAGCAAGCACAACCTGGAAGAAAAACGCATGGAAATAATGAAGATAAAGAATGATTTTGAAGTTGAACAGAACAGCAAGGAAATGCTTTCAGGCAGGCTTGAAGAAATTCAGAAATATTATGAAAATACTGCCCATGAAATAGAAGAAATGAACGCGAAAGCGCAGAAAGCTGAAAGCGACAGGACGGAAAGCGAATTAAAGATAGAGGCGGATAAAAAGGCGCTTGGTTCTGATGAATCGGAATATACCGAAAGAAAAGTGTCTTATGACCGGTACAGGGGCGAAATGTCAGGCCTTGAAAGTTATATAAAAGAGATGGGAAAAGACAGGGATTCTTTAAGGCAGCGTCAGTATGACCTTAAAATAAAGATGAATGAAATAAGTTTAAATCTTGGGAATCTTCAGAATAAACTTGCGGAAGAGTTTAAAGTGCAGCCGGACGAGCAGACGATTATGGCTGTTGAAATACCGGACGAAGAGCACGAAGCAATTAAGTTAAGGGTGGAAGAATTAAAGGATAAAATGGATAAGATGGGCGTAATTAACCTTGTGGCAATTGAAGAGTACAATGAACTTACAAGCAGGCAGCAGTTTTTACAGGTTCAGTACGATGACCTTGCCAGCGGCAGGGAAAACCTTAAAAAGGTAATTAAAAAGACCAATGATGAATCCAAGCAGCTGTTTACAAAGGCGTTCAGCGAAGTCAGGGTTAAATTCGCGGAAGTCTTTACAAGAATGATGAACGGCGGCGAGGCAGACCTTGTCCTTGTGGATCAGGAAAACATACTTGAATCGGGTGTTGATATTATTGCAAAACCACCGGGGAAAAAGTCGCAGAACATAACTCTCTTATCCGGCGGAGAGAAGGCCATTACGGCGGTTTCGCTGCTGTTCGCGCTCTTTCTTACAAGGACAAGCCCGTTCTGTATTATGGATGAAGTTGACGCGGCCCTTGATGATATGAATATCGCAAGGTTCACAAACCTTATCAGAAGCTTCTCTGATATAACGCAGTTCCTTATTATATCCCACAACAAGATAACCATGGAAATAGCCAGGACCATATACGGCGTTTCTATGGAAAGCGCCGGTGTGTCAAAAATAATCTCCGTTAAACTTGAAGGCAAAGAAGGCGGAATTGACGCGAAAGCAGGGGCGGAATTAAGGGAAAAAGAAAAAGGCAAAGTTAGGACAAGGGCCAAATATAGAAAAGAAAGAATGCAGGGTTTTATAGATGTTGAAAAACTTGATTCTGAAACTTTAACTGAAAGAGCGGAAGAAAATGAAACGCAGCCTGAAGAAATCAGCGGACAGGAAACAGCTAAAGAGGATGAAGTGATAAGCGAACAGGAAGTTATCGATGAACAGGTAATAAATGAAGAAGAGGTAATTATAGAGGATCAGGAAGAAATTAAAGAGCAGCCTGAACAGGTTGAAACTTCTGTACAGGATGAGCATTCTGAAAAACCTGAAAATTCCGGCGAAACGGAAGACAATAAATGA
- a CDS encoding signal recognition particle-docking protein FtsY, with the protein MNLKFSKPRSFLDKIKNFFTGNDVSECIEDIEQCLIEADIDLAIVEQTVEMIKKNRIKSFEEARLFLKKEFAQKLADPGGHHEKTGLHVIVLVGINGGGKTTAASKLARYYGDKGKKVMMVAADTFRAAAIEQLEMWGKRLGVPVIKGDENSDPAAVVYDGIAEAKKTGVDVLLVDTAGRLHTKTNLMQEITKIKKVILKEIPENALDIFIIVDANIGKNAYIQAREFNEALNLTGVILTKFDSSAKGGSIIHIKAGLGIPVKFLTFGEQIEDIEEFSAQRFVNEMFD; encoded by the coding sequence ATGAACCTGAAGTTTTCCAAGCCGCGTTCATTTCTTGATAAGATAAAGAACTTCTTTACCGGTAATGACGTATCGGAATGCATTGAGGATATAGAGCAGTGCCTTATAGAAGCTGATATAGACCTTGCCATTGTGGAGCAGACTGTTGAAATGATAAAGAAGAACAGAATAAAGTCTTTTGAAGAAGCCAGGCTTTTTCTTAAGAAGGAATTTGCCCAGAAACTGGCAGATCCCGGCGGGCATCATGAAAAAACAGGCTTGCATGTAATAGTTCTGGTGGGGATTAACGGCGGGGGAAAGACAACAGCCGCTTCCAAACTGGCGCGTTATTACGGAGATAAAGGGAAAAAAGTTATGATGGTTGCCGCGGATACATTCAGGGCTGCCGCCATTGAACAGCTTGAAATGTGGGGGAAAAGGCTTGGTGTGCCGGTTATCAAAGGCGATGAAAACAGCGATCCCGCAGCTGTGGTATATGACGGTATCGCTGAAGCAAAAAAGACGGGTGTTGATGTCCTTCTGGTTGATACGGCGGGCAGGCTTCATACAAAGACAAATCTTATGCAGGAAATCACAAAAATAAAAAAAGTTATCCTGAAAGAAATTCCTGAAAACGCGCTGGATATATTTATAATAGTTGATGCCAATATAGGAAAGAACGCCTATATTCAGGCCAGGGAGTTTAATGAAGCGCTTAATCTTACCGGTGTGATACTGACCAAATTTGACAGTTCCGCAAAAGGCGGAAGCATAATACACATAAAAGCCGGCCTTGGAATCCCCGTCAAATTCCTGACTTTTGGCGAACAGATTGAAGATATAGAAGAGTTCAGCGCGCAGCGTTTTGTAAATGAAATGTTTGACTGA
- a CDS encoding DUF1009 domain-containing protein, whose product MRAQFKKRPDKVSATGLIAGGGSLPLQFLKGAAEKKEKVITFGIAGETGNTIKKTAEEYVEVNLTALSSIIKECKARGVKQVLFLGYVRHTNLFKNIKFDLKSLSIIAGLKGFTAVQIMGGIIKQFEKDGIKVLPSTHLMENSLAGKGNISLKKPDKKQMADIQFGYKTARTIAAMDAGQTVVIKKGGIIALEAQEGTDNCIKRGGGIAGPGFVVVKTARPNQDMRYDVPVMGLKTLKAIKALNGAGIAVEAGKTFILEPEKVKLYAKNNGLFIYGA is encoded by the coding sequence ATTCGCGCGCAATTCAAAAAGAGGCCTGACAAGGTGAGCGCAACCGGATTAATAGCGGGCGGAGGCAGCCTTCCGCTGCAATTTTTAAAAGGCGCCGCAGAGAAAAAAGAGAAAGTTATAACTTTTGGTATTGCCGGAGAAACAGGAAATACAATTAAAAAAACGGCAGAAGAATACGTGGAAGTTAACCTTACCGCCCTTTCTTCCATAATTAAAGAGTGTAAAGCCAGAGGGGTAAAGCAGGTGCTGTTTCTTGGATATGTAAGGCACACAAATCTTTTTAAAAACATTAAATTTGATTTAAAATCGCTTTCTATAATCGCCGGGCTTAAGGGTTTTACAGCCGTACAGATAATGGGCGGAATAATTAAACAGTTTGAAAAAGACGGCATAAAAGTGCTGCCTTCAACGCATCTGATGGAAAATTCGCTTGCAGGCAAGGGCAATATTTCATTGAAAAAACCTGATAAAAAACAGATGGCTGACATACAGTTTGGTTACAAAACTGCCAGAACAATAGCCGCAATGGACGCGGGGCAGACAGTGGTTATAAAAAAAGGCGGAATCATAGCGCTTGAAGCACAGGAAGGTACTGATAACTGCATTAAAAGGGGCGGCGGGATAGCCGGGCCCGGGTTTGTTGTGGTGAAAACCGCCAGGCCCAATCAGGACATGAGATACGACGTCCCTGTAATGGGATTAAAGACGCTTAAAGCAATCAAAGCGCTAAACGGCGCGGGAATTGCAGTGGAAGCCGGAAAGACATTTATACTTGAACCGGAAAAAGTTAAACTGTACGCAAAAAATAATGGTTTATTCATATACGGAGCGTGA
- a CDS encoding acyl-[acyl-carrier-protein]--UDP-N-acetylglucosamine O-acyltransferase, translated as MIHTSAIVSNKARIGANVKIGPFAIIDDDVEIGDSCEIGPKAHIVNGARLGNNNFIGEGTIISDNPQDLKYKGEKSLTVIGNNNVIREYVTVHKATAEGKETRIGNDCFIMSMAHVAHDCKIGNNVIIVNYAGLTGHVEVGDFAFVSGLTAVHQNVRIGAHSMVGGGVRVTKDVMPFVMVSESPLQVFGLNKVGLKRRGFTKQQLEALESAYHILFREKMMLAEALKKIESEVPMTAEVKLFVEFARNSKRGLTR; from the coding sequence ATGATACATACAAGCGCTATAGTTTCTAACAAGGCCAGGATAGGGGCAAATGTAAAGATTGGGCCGTTTGCCATTATTGATGATGATGTGGAAATAGGTGATTCGTGTGAAATTGGGCCCAAAGCACACATTGTAAACGGGGCAAGGCTTGGAAATAATAATTTTATCGGCGAAGGAACCATCATCAGCGATAATCCTCAGGATTTAAAGTATAAAGGCGAAAAAAGCCTGACGGTTATCGGAAATAACAATGTCATAAGGGAATACGTTACCGTTCATAAAGCGACAGCCGAAGGCAAAGAGACACGGATTGGAAATGACTGTTTTATTATGTCTATGGCGCATGTAGCCCACGATTGTAAAATAGGAAATAATGTAATAATTGTCAATTATGCCGGGCTTACAGGGCACGTGGAAGTGGGGGATTTTGCATTTGTCAGCGGCTTGACAGCCGTGCATCAGAACGTAAGGATAGGCGCGCATTCAATGGTAGGCGGCGGAGTAAGGGTGACAAAGGACGTTATGCCTTTTGTTATGGTTTCAGAGAGCCCCCTGCAGGTTTTTGGTTTAAATAAAGTGGGGTTAAAAAGGCGCGGTTTTACAAAACAGCAGCTGGAAGCTCTTGAAAGCGCGTATCACATTTTATTCAGGGAAAAAATGATGCTTGCCGAAGCTTTAAAAAAGATTGAAAGTGAAGTCCCGATGACGGCTGAAGTGAAGCTGTTTGTTGAATTCGCGCGCAATTCAAAAAGAGGCCTGACAAGGTGA
- the fabZ gene encoding 3-hydroxyacyl-[acyl-carrier-protein] dehydratase FabZ: MMDIKEIQKLIPHRFPMLLVDRIIDMVPGESITGIKNVTMNEWFFQGHYPGEPIMPGVLIVEAMAQTGGVLMMKMLEGQQGKSIYFMTIDNVKFRKTVVPGDTLKFEVKIVQFKGKIGKIHGEAFVDGKLAAEADMMAMIAG; encoded by the coding sequence ATGATGGACATAAAAGAAATTCAGAAATTAATACCTCACAGGTTTCCTATGCTGCTTGTGGACAGAATTATTGACATGGTGCCGGGCGAATCAATAACCGGAATCAAAAACGTAACAATGAACGAGTGGTTTTTTCAGGGCCATTATCCCGGCGAACCAATTATGCCGGGCGTGCTTATTGTGGAAGCCATGGCTCAGACAGGCGGAGTGCTCATGATGAAAATGCTTGAAGGCCAGCAGGGGAAATCAATATATTTTATGACAATAGATAACGTGAAATTCAGAAAGACAGTAGTTCCGGGGGATACCCTTAAATTTGAAGTTAAGATAGTTCAGTTCAAAGGCAAAATAGGAAAAATTCACGGAGAGGCTTTTGTTGACGGCAAGCTAGCGGCGGAAGCTGATATGATGGCGATGATTGCGGGTTAA
- the recJ gene encoding single-stranded-DNA-specific exonuclease RecJ gives MKWNIRDVDDKNKAAENLKQKLNLPDYLVKIFINRGLDTFEKASEVFGIDNIKLNSPYLFEDMKKAVETIKNSMAKKERITIYGDYDVDGVTSITVLYTFFRDYMKYENVSYYVPNRHEEGYGLNREALNSIIAGGTKLIITVDCGITSKDDVDFCVSKGVKVIVTDHHNPDAANVPSSAAAIINSKYSDTYPDKDLSGVGTAYKLLCAVAEELKIPIKDDFLDFVALGTIADIVPMSRENRIIVRRGLKKIENTTNEGLRALKEAAGLKNGAPVTAYHVGFVIGPRINAAGRIEHANKAVELFVSGDLAAIEDIAMELNATNEERKKLMKKMEEEAVSKIKDSFDPDKHFVIVLYDGSWNTGIVGLAASKIVAKFNRPAFILTDDSDGLAHGSARSVPAVDIYAALKNVESHLVRYGGHRLAAGVSLKKEKIDDFREALNTYIKSNYSGADFVPVLNVDAVVKEIINIQDIKIMDKLEPWGEGNPRPVLVARDVMVADVKMLKNNTMKFYGKHMGKVYNFILFGHTESHAKDIKKGEILDVAFYPSINTWNDEESVSLEVKDVKLSSAAL, from the coding sequence ATGAAATGGAATATACGGGATGTTGATGACAAAAACAAAGCGGCTGAAAATCTTAAACAAAAGCTTAACCTGCCGGATTATCTTGTAAAGATTTTCATAAACAGGGGCCTTGATACATTTGAGAAAGCAAGTGAAGTCTTTGGAATTGACAATATAAAACTAAATTCGCCGTATCTTTTTGAAGATATGAAAAAAGCTGTTGAAACGATAAAGAATTCCATGGCTAAAAAAGAACGCATAACAATATACGGCGATTACGACGTGGACGGGGTTACTTCCATAACCGTACTTTACACTTTTTTCAGGGACTATATGAAATATGAAAATGTATCTTACTATGTCCCTAACAGGCACGAAGAAGGTTACGGGCTTAACAGGGAAGCTTTAAATTCAATTATTGCGGGCGGCACCAAACTTATTATTACCGTGGACTGCGGCATCACTTCAAAAGACGATGTGGATTTCTGCGTGTCAAAAGGGGTAAAAGTTATAGTCACGGATCATCACAATCCGGATGCGGCAAATGTGCCATCCTCTGCGGCAGCTATAATAAACTCCAAATACTCTGATACTTATCCGGATAAAGACTTAAGCGGCGTAGGCACCGCGTATAAACTTTTGTGCGCTGTTGCCGAAGAGTTGAAAATTCCAATCAAGGATGATTTTCTTGACTTTGTGGCGCTTGGCACAATTGCGGATATAGTGCCCATGAGCAGGGAAAACAGGATAATAGTCAGAAGGGGTTTAAAGAAGATAGAGAACACCACAAATGAGGGTTTAAGGGCCTTAAAAGAGGCTGCAGGGCTTAAAAATGGCGCTCCTGTAACCGCTTATCACGTTGGTTTTGTCATAGGCCCAAGGATAAACGCGGCAGGAAGGATAGAGCACGCCAATAAAGCTGTTGAACTGTTTGTATCCGGCGACCTGGCTGCCATAGAAGATATTGCCATGGAACTGAATGCCACTAATGAAGAAAGAAAAAAGCTTATGAAAAAAATGGAAGAAGAAGCGGTGTCTAAAATCAAAGATTCGTTTGACCCGGATAAACACTTTGTAATTGTATTATATGACGGCAGCTGGAATACCGGTATTGTAGGGCTGGCAGCTTCAAAAATTGTGGCAAAGTTTAACAGGCCGGCTTTTATACTTACTGATGATTCCGACGGCCTGGCACACGGAAGCGCCAGAAGCGTTCCCGCGGTTGATATTTATGCGGCTCTGAAAAATGTGGAAAGTCATCTGGTGCGCTATGGCGGTCACAGGCTGGCAGCCGGCGTATCCCTTAAAAAAGAGAAGATAGATGATTTCAGGGAGGCCTTAAATACTTATATAAAGTCAAATTATTCAGGTGCTGACTTTGTTCCTGTTTTGAATGTCGACGCCGTGGTAAAAGAGATAATTAATATTCAGGACATTAAAATTATGGACAAACTGGAACCATGGGGCGAAGGCAATCCAAGGCCTGTCCTGGTTGCAAGGGATGTAATGGTGGCGGACGTCAAGATGCTTAAAAACAACACGATGAAATTTTACGGCAAACACATGGGCAAAGTTTACAATTTTATACTGTTTGGCCATACAGAAAGCCATGCTAAGGATATAAAGAAAGGCGAAATTTTAGATGTGGCTTTTTATCCGTCTATTAATACCTGGAATGATGAAGAGTCAGTATCGCTTGAAGTGAAAGATGTAAAACTTTCAAGCGCGGCGCTGTAA
- a CDS encoding aminotransferase DegT, with the protein MIPISRPNIGKEEKDAVMKVLDSGIIASGPKVKEFEKNFAEYCGVKHAVAVSNGTCAIHAALHGCGIKKGDKVITTPFTFIATSNSIIHAGAQPVFADVEEESFNISPDKLEQALKKDIFKKIKAVIPVHLYGQVCQMDKISAIAQKYGIKVIEDAAQAHGAKFNGKKAGVFGDAATFSMYATKNMATGEGGMVTTNNDEIAEKIRIFINHGMPKVYYHTEVGYNYRTTDIEAAIGIEQLKKLDGFNAKRKENAHKMNKLLALYPFIKCPQQMPGRDHIYHQYTIRVSGGLRDKFLEHLNAKGVGAKIFYPIPLHKQPVYLKLIKNKQSFPVTEKLASEVISLPVHPLLTDADFYEIETAFKTFNGA; encoded by the coding sequence ATGATACCAATATCAAGGCCTAATATCGGAAAAGAAGAAAAAGACGCGGTAATGAAAGTGCTGGATTCCGGAATAATAGCATCGGGGCCAAAAGTAAAAGAATTTGAAAAAAACTTTGCCGAATACTGCGGCGTTAAGCACGCGGTTGCGGTATCAAACGGCACCTGCGCCATACACGCCGCGCTGCACGGATGCGGCATAAAAAAAGGCGATAAGGTCATTACCACGCCTTTCACATTTATAGCCACATCTAATTCAATTATACACGCGGGCGCACAGCCTGTTTTTGCCGATGTGGAAGAGGAAAGTTTTAATATCAGCCCTGACAAACTTGAGCAGGCGTTAAAGAAAGACATCTTTAAAAAGATAAAAGCCGTAATTCCCGTGCATCTTTACGGGCAGGTATGCCAGATGGATAAAATATCAGCCATAGCGCAGAAATACGGAATTAAAGTTATTGAAGACGCAGCGCAGGCTCATGGCGCAAAGTTTAACGGCAAAAAGGCCGGCGTGTTCGGCGATGCCGCAACTTTCAGCATGTATGCCACAAAGAATATGGCAACAGGTGAAGGCGGAATGGTAACAACAAATAATGATGAAATTGCGGAAAAAATAAGAATATTTATTAACCATGGGATGCCTAAAGTCTACTATCATACAGAAGTGGGCTACAATTACAGGACAACCGACATAGAAGCCGCGATAGGTATTGAGCAGTTAAAAAAACTTGACGGATTCAACGCGAAAAGAAAAGAAAACGCCCACAAAATGAACAAGCTTCTTGCCTTATATCCGTTTATTAAATGCCCGCAGCAGATGCCCGGCAGAGACCACATTTATCATCAGTACACAATCCGGGTTTCCGGCGGATTAAGGGACAAATTTCTGGAACACCTAAACGCGAAAGGCGTGGGTGCCAAGATTTTTTACCCCATTCCGCTGCACAAGCAGCCGGTTTACCTGAAACTTATCAAAAACAAACAGTCATTTCCGGTTACGGAAAAACTTGCATCAGAGGTCATAAGCCTTCCGGTGCATCCGCTTTTGACAGACGCGGATTTTTATGAAATTGAAACAGCTTTTAAAACATTTAACGGAGCGTAA
- the lpxC gene encoding UDP-3-O-[3-hydroxymyristoyl] N-acetylglucosamine deacetylase: MKQLTLKAPFELAGRGLHKGSLSRLVFHPASAGSGITVKCGGKEFKLSPNQVCDTKRGTTVKYKGIKIHTVEHMTAAFKGQGIDNVRIEFLSGNEPPIFDGSAAEFVSAIKKAGVKILKDERKMVTVKNPLTLVQDGSYLTVLPYQGFKVYYFSDFSGKGIPAMEYSAVIKTEVFNKEIAPARTFGFKKEIDHLIKAGLIKGADLNSAILFDGAKPVNTKLRFKDEVPRHKLLDVVGDFGLLEGGLNMLVIAVKTGHRHNTEMVKRIAKIYSN; encoded by the coding sequence ATGAAGCAGTTAACTTTAAAAGCGCCGTTTGAACTTGCCGGAAGGGGGCTTCACAAAGGAAGCCTTTCAAGGCTGGTCTTTCATCCTGCATCGGCAGGAAGCGGCATCACGGTAAAATGCGGCGGCAAAGAATTTAAACTTTCACCGAATCAGGTATGCGATACAAAACGCGGAACAACTGTAAAGTATAAAGGTATAAAGATACATACTGTGGAACACATGACGGCTGCTTTTAAAGGGCAGGGTATTGATAACGTTAGAATTGAATTTTTATCAGGCAACGAGCCTCCTATTTTTGACGGCAGCGCGGCAGAGTTTGTCAGCGCGATAAAAAAAGCCGGTGTTAAGATTTTGAAAGATGAAAGAAAAATGGTGACGGTTAAAAATCCTCTGACACTGGTACAGGACGGCAGCTATCTGACGGTTCTGCCGTATCAGGGGTTTAAAGTATATTATTTTTCTGATTTTTCAGGCAAAGGTATTCCGGCGATGGAATATTCCGCGGTTATAAAGACGGAAGTTTTTAATAAAGAAATAGCGCCTGCAAGGACTTTTGGATTTAAAAAAGAAATTGATCACCTTATTAAAGCGGGCCTGATAAAAGGCGCGGATTTAAACAGCGCAATACTGTTTGACGGCGCCAAACCGGTAAATACAAAGTTACGGTTTAAAGACGAAGTGCCGCGCCACAAACTGCTTGATGTAGTGGGTGATTTTGGACTGCTGGAAGGCGGGCTTAACATGCTTGTAATAGCCGTAAAAACAGGCCACAGGCATAATACAGAAATGGTTAAAAGAATAGCTAAAATATACTCTAACTAA